In the Paenibacillus sp. FSL R7-0337 genome, CGAGAGCAAACGACCTTTCCTCACTGAACAAAGACGGAGCCGCTTCACTGCGTATACTTTCATTTCACCGTTCTTTATTCTGTTCTCGATATTCGGACTATATCCAATCTTCTTCACATTCTATTTATCGTTCTACAAGTGGGATGCCTTAGGTCCAATGAAATACGTCGGCTTCAAGAACTTCGAGCTGATCACCACGGACCCGACCTTCTGGATCTCCTTCAGTAACACGCTCATTATGGGGCTCATGGGTACTGTGCCGCAGGTTATGCTGGCGCTGCTTCTGGCGGTGCTGCTGCATTCGGGGATGACCCGGTTCAAGAAGACCTTCCGCATCCTTTATTTCATGCCGAATATCACTTCGATCGTGGCGGTTACACTGGTATTCAGTACGCTGTTCGGCAATAACGGAATGATCAACTGGCTGCTTAACGGAATCGGGGTAGAGAGCATGGCCTTCAACTCCGGCTGGTGGGGGGTCAAAATTGCCATCTCCACCATGGTCATGTGGCGCTGGACGGGCTACAATGCGATCCTGTTCCTCTCAGGCCTGCAGAGCATTCCGATGGACCTGTACGAATCCGCCAAAATTGACGGGGCCAACCGCAGACAGCAGCTGTTCTTCATTACACTGCCGCTGCTTAAGCCGTTCATTATCTTCGTTTCCCTGCAATCTACTATCGGTGCCCTGCAGCTCTTCACAGAGCCTTATGTCTTCCTCGGCCAATC is a window encoding:
- a CDS encoding sugar ABC transporter permease, whose product is MAEPVITSPHAESKRPFLTEQRRSRFTAYTFISPFFILFSIFGLYPIFFTFYLSFYKWDALGPMKYVGFKNFELITTDPTFWISFSNTLIMGLMGTVPQVMLALLLAVLLHSGMTRFKKTFRILYFMPNITSIVAVTLVFSTLFGNNGMINWLLNGIGVESMAFNSGWWGVKIAISTMVMWRWTGYNAILFLSGLQSIPMDLYESAKIDGANRRQQLFFITLPLLKPFIIFVSLQSTIGALQLFTEPYVFLGQSGTGSTRQEGITMVTYLYSEAFRNGFFGTAAATAVLLFLVTILFSVLNMLISRGGRETGGKKA